The nucleotide window ACTAGCACAGTAGGTACATAAGAATGACAAAGCAAACTTGAACAGAATTTAATTCTCAACTGTTGTTTCAACAtcgatttttttaaacaaaagattCCTTAAGTATTAAATTTAAactttttactgattttatcctTATTTATAAACAGTGTTCCCTTTTTATTCCTAGTCTTCATTTTTCATTGGCTATGGAATGTCTCTTGGATTCAAAACTTCAGCCTATTTGTCCACTGTGGCATATCATATCTaggaaggaaaatggaaatggaccactTCAGGGACCATTTCTACTCATCTCTATGACTTAAGAGGTTATAACCTCTCCTTATTGTTCCACGGTTGGGTGTTGTATTGGGATCACATATTTCTACGGAGTCAGTCTGGAGAGTGGGCTAGGAGTGGAATCATTTGGGTTCAATTTCCTACACCCATTTTGACCTGGGGGAGTAAAACCTCATGGGTTTGCCAAGGATCACATGCTAATATGATCACATATTACAGCCTTTCTGCAGTGCCTGCCCGGCCTTGTCTCCCATAGAGAGGgtgaaaaaaaacccctaaagtAACATGATGAAGAACCACTTCCGAACCACTTCTTCAGGCCCCGTCCGCACCTTCAGCAGCCGCTCCTATACGGCGGGCCCCGTCACCGCCTCTCGAGTCAGCACCTCTTACGCCTCCTCCAGCTATGGGGGCAGCAGGTTTGGAGGCGGTGGCAGCGCCAGCAGCTTCCGAGGGTCCTCCGTTGGCGGCGGCATGGGGGGCATCACGGCCGTCAGTgtgaacaagagcctgctggcgcCGCTCAACTTGGAGATCGACCCCACCATCCAGCAAGTGAGGACCAAAGACAAAGAGGAGATCAAGACTCTCAACAACAAGTTCGCCAACTTGATTGACAAGGTTCGCTTCCTAGAGCAGCAGAATAAAATGCTGGATACCAAATGGAGTCTCCTGCAGAATCAGAAAACCACCCGAAGCAACATGGACAGTATGTTTGAGGCCTACATCAACAACCTGCGCCGGCAGCTGGACGGCTTGGGGCAGGAGAGAGCAAGGCTGGATGCTGAGTTGGCCAACATGCAAGGCCTTGTAGAAGAATTCAAGACTAAGTATGAAGATGAAATCAACCATCGTACTGAGAAGAAGAATGATTTTGTCCTTTTGAAGAAGGATGTGGATGAGGCCTACATGAACAAGATTGAGCTGGAGTCCCGTCTGGAATGCCTGACTGACGAGATCAACTTCCTGAGGCAGCTGTATGATGAGGAGCTGCGTGTAATGCAGTCTCAGATCAATGACACTTCTGTGGTCTTGTCCATGGATAACaaccgcagcctggacttggatgGCATCATTGCCGAGGTCAAAGCACAGTATGAAGACATTGCTGCCAAGAGCCGGGCTGAAGCAGAGAGCATGTACCAGATCAAGGTGAGCCACCACCCCCTGCACACATGCACCTGGTTTACTACTGGGTGATGAGGGCTGGGCTGGGTTGGTGAGAGTCGCCACTCATTCTTCGTTTTACATTTAAATagtacattttaatgtgtactattaatatttattgatgtattttgctgctattttgattatttttgtttgattccattgtattattgtatttatatattctctgattgttttattattatgtacaccgcccagagagcccttgggcttagggcagtatataaattaattaaataaataaataaataaaataatatagggGAAACATGTCTTCCTTCTCCAGGACCCTACATTCAGTGTTGGAAGACCTAGAGTGGGGAATCAAGTGATGTCATCAAGCAGAAAGGAGTGTGACTAAAGTAACAGGATGTATGCTTCTCATCCTACTGGCATGAtaccaaaggaattgtgaagaagAAAACGAGCATCACCTGCCAATGGACAGGAACAGTTGCTGCTGCCATGCCTTACTTCCTGGGCAGGATCTTTAGATACACAATGACCCTTGgcactctgactggtagcagaaGCCACCATATATGCCCCCATTTGGTTCCACACTCTTAGCGCTCAATATGCCAATACAAAGTTCATTTTCCTCTATGATGATAAATACATTCCGCAGTCTGGTGTGCCTTTATGGCTGggcatggaagaagacaaataatgctAAATTCAATTAAGAATGAAAATGGTTATGGAGCTGAATGAGACAACACATGGCCTCTACACCATCTGCCAAAAGACCGAAGAACACCAAGAAGACGATCACTTAACTGAATAGCGGGGTATgaacttaaaaataaattaatggatTAAAGATCGCCGGGTCATGTGATctcacaaaaaaaaaaagtatgaatGATGTACAAGAGAAATGGAAGAGGACTGGTTATGTGAAATAGGAGGAATTTTGAAACCACAGATCTAAATTTATCTAAGTTGTAACTGTCAAAGCAGCAGAGTCACTCAAACCCAACAGCTTTCACAAAGCATTTTAATCTCTCTGCTTCTCATGCTGTAGATTTACTTCCTCAAAGGATATTTTGTGTTGAACTGACATTGTCctgtaaatgtatttttaaccattttatttattgttttgttttattaatcaCTGCTAAGGTTTTTAACAGCTATTCCTttgtttattactacatttatatcccacctttcctccaaggagctcatgggggcatacaaatatacaaattagtGCTGCTTTGTAGGGTAGAAGGATGGaatagaaatactttaaataagtaaatttaaaaaatgaacatggTTCCCCCATCCCAATTTTAAACTTGAAGCAGGTGTAAAGGacgaacagatttttttttttactatatctTGTAAaattttgtacactgccttgaaggAGCAATTTCACTCTAAAAGATTGTAGCTCAGTTTCCATGTAACACTGAGCCAAACCATGGCGACAGATACAGCTCATGGTTtattggaatgagccaaagtaggagcccaggttcaGAGGCAATGCTGAGTGAAACCATATCTCACCCTAGGGTAGTGCAGCAGAAAGATCCAGGGAAGAGAAGCACAGAGGCTGTGATCCTCACTTTGGGAACTTGTGCATGGGGTTACttgtgcgattggtggggacacaagatagggccttctcggtggctgctcctaggttgtaaaactcccttcctagggaggcacgaatggccccctccttgccatccttctgtcagcatgtaaagacttttttattctgataggcttttgggataggattgggctttacaaggcttgttttattgttttatattattatctgtattattttacattgtttttagatttttaagtgccttttatggttttaaggttgtgcatagtttaattgcattttaattgtatg belongs to Rhineura floridana isolate rRhiFlo1 chromosome 11, rRhiFlo1.hap2, whole genome shotgun sequence and includes:
- the LOC133367760 gene encoding keratin, type II cytoskeletal 8-like, with translation MMKNHFRTTSSGPVRTFSSRSYTAGPVTASRVSTSYASSSYGGSRFGGGGSASSFRGSSVGGGMGGITAVSVNKSLLAPLNLEIDPTIQQVRTKDKEEIKTLNNKFANLIDKVRFLEQQNKMLDTKWSLLQNQKTTRSNMDSMFEAYINNLRRQLDGLGQERARLDAELANMQGLVEEFKTKYEDEINHRTEKKNDFVLLKKDVDEAYMNKIELESRLECLTDEINFLRQLYDEELRVMQSQINDTSVVLSMDNNRSLDLDGIIAEVKAQYEDIAAKSRAEAESMYQIKVSHHPLHTCTWFTTG